The following proteins are encoded in a genomic region of Garra rufa unplaced genomic scaffold, GarRuf1.0 hap1_unplaced_002, whole genome shotgun sequence:
- the LOC141305360 gene encoding uncharacterized protein, translating to MYLVNALKDHIKKANTSLRDAIDPERRVAITLWRLATNAEYRTIAQLFGVGISTVCTVVHQVCAAIVEVLAKELIHIPKGNAALEVIQGFETRWGFPHCFGAVDGTHIPIQGPKEFQNDYYNRKGFHSVVLQGFVDHQYKFMNVNFGFPGSVHDARVFVNSQLYKLGSEGLLCPQVQRQIGGKSVPVVILGDSAYPALTWLMKPFSDNRLQTPGRRAYNYHHSRARMVVENAFGRLKGRWRILLKRNDTRIQKLPNLVIACCVLHNLCESSGEDFDTHLMNEVDQTAEACETGSDNDDACVVRNAFVEYFEL from the exons ATGTATTTAGTAAACGCTTTGAAAGACCACATTAAGAAAGCAAACACTTCTCTACGAGACGCTATTGATCCAGAACGGAGAGTCGCAATTACATTGTGGCGCCTAGCAACCAACGCTGAGTACAGGACCATCGCCCAACTCTTCGGAGTTGGGATTTCCACAGTTTGCACTGTGGTTCACCAG GTCTGTGCAGCCATTGTGGAAGTTCTCGCAAAAGAGCTAATTCACATCCCAAAAGGAAATGCTGCTTTGGAAGTCATACAAGGTTTCGAGACCAGATGGGGTTTTCCGCATTGTTTTGGTGCAGTAGATGGCACTCACATTCCAATACAGGGCCCAAAAGAATTCCAGAATGACTACTACAATCGCAAAGGATTTCACTCTGTGGTTCTTCAGGGATTTGTTGACCATCAATACAAATTTATGAATGTGAACTTTGGATTTCCAGGAAGCGTTCATGACGCACGTGTGTTTGTCAACTCGCAGCTTTACAAACTAGGCAGCGAAGGACTTCTGTGTCCTCAAGTGCAGCGACAAATTGGGGGAAAGTCTGTGCCTGTTGTTATTCTTGGAGACAGTGCATACCCAGCGCTTACCTGGCTGATGAAGCCTTTCAGTGACAACAGACTACAAACTCCAGGAAGAAGAGCATACAACTATCACCACAGCCGGGCAAGAATGGTCGTCGAAAATGCTTTTGGAAGATTAAAAGGCAGATGGCGTATCCTCCTCAAAAGGAACGACACCAGAATTCAAAAGCTACCCAATTTAGTGATTGCGTGTTGTGTTCTCCATAATCTGTGTGAATCTTCAGGAGAAGACTTCGACACACACCTGATGAATGAGGTGGACCAAACAGCTGAGGCTTGTGAAACTGGCAGTGACAATGATGACGCATGTGTAGTTCGCAATGCCTTTGTTGAATATTTTGAGTTATAA